Proteins encoded together in one Orrella marina window:
- a CDS encoding TonB-dependent receptor domain-containing protein produces MTSPFRPTLAVSTFCALLAPLPLLAPVALAQTGTSTTDTAVKPVSPPAGQNDLAQTFSPIIVTATRTPQTLSHTIGDDSVIDSEILQKTPSATLGDVLGRERSIGIVEYGGPQTLTTINVRGTNSRQSLVMIDGMRVNSPTNGLPVLNAIPLNAIERIEIVRGAASSLYGANAMGGVINVITRQPADRPLSGYINMGVGSYGTTEYDAGLSGSQDMWSYSLYGGYGQSGGYQATNGDYPFANNADKDSYYRSNIGGQIGLTWAPDQTISVQTLQSRVNGGYDSFDPVYNDRGIQTLGNTIITSRNRINDRWLSTLSGSFLDEKNETRTDPKSGPPGYFQSSQAQYLWLNTLDIAADQTLNVGLERLEQSVNGSDAGRPVQFAQDSIHTNSVMANYTGKWGAHRIQASLRNDDNSQYGNFTTGSLAYAYEFARGWQASVAMNNAFRAPTFSELYYPGFSNPDLAPEKSRNYEIGLRYTHQSGKLSLVGYHNRITDLIASEAPTYIPQNIQNATIKGMTFSFEQWVGSQTQVYGSFDLLSPYNNSTGKRLPFIAQRTLRLGAEHRINDLTLDADWMLTSDRSDGTAVLGGYGLLNLGVQYAVSRQVSVQLRWNNVLGKDYTLVRGYNTPGSNVFFNVRLEM; encoded by the coding sequence ATGACATCCCCATTTCGCCCGACGCTGGCCGTGAGCACATTCTGTGCCCTGCTGGCTCCCCTGCCTTTACTTGCTCCGGTGGCGCTTGCCCAAACTGGCACGTCTACAACAGATACGGCTGTTAAGCCGGTATCACCGCCTGCAGGCCAGAACGACCTAGCCCAGACGTTCTCTCCGATCATTGTCACCGCGACACGCACCCCCCAAACCCTCAGCCACACGATTGGTGACGACTCGGTGATTGACAGCGAGATCCTGCAAAAAACCCCAAGCGCCACGCTCGGAGACGTTCTGGGACGCGAGCGCAGCATCGGAATCGTCGAGTACGGCGGCCCGCAAACACTCACCACCATCAACGTGCGTGGCACCAACAGTCGCCAGAGCCTGGTCATGATCGACGGCATGCGAGTCAATTCACCGACCAACGGTCTGCCTGTTCTGAACGCTATCCCGCTCAATGCAATCGAACGCATCGAGATTGTGCGTGGAGCAGCCAGCAGCCTGTACGGGGCCAATGCAATGGGCGGGGTCATCAACGTCATCACGCGACAGCCCGCCGATCGCCCACTGAGTGGCTACATCAACATGGGTGTGGGCTCCTATGGAACAACAGAGTATGACGCCGGACTCTCAGGCAGCCAGGATATGTGGTCCTACAGTCTGTACGGAGGTTACGGGCAAAGCGGCGGATACCAGGCAACCAACGGAGACTATCCGTTTGCCAACAACGCAGACAAAGATTCCTACTACCGCAGCAATATCGGTGGACAGATCGGCCTGACCTGGGCCCCTGATCAGACGATTTCCGTCCAGACGCTGCAGTCAAGGGTCAACGGTGGGTACGACTCGTTTGACCCGGTCTATAACGACCGGGGCATCCAGACGCTGGGCAATACGATCATCACATCCCGCAACCGAATCAATGACCGGTGGCTGAGCACGCTGTCAGGCAGCTTTCTGGACGAAAAGAACGAAACACGCACCGATCCGAAATCCGGACCACCGGGCTACTTTCAATCCAGTCAGGCCCAGTACCTCTGGCTCAACACGCTCGACATTGCGGCCGACCAGACGCTCAACGTGGGGCTGGAGCGCCTCGAACAGTCCGTCAACGGGAGTGACGCAGGTCGCCCGGTGCAGTTTGCACAGGACTCGATTCATACCAATTCGGTGATGGCGAATTACACCGGCAAGTGGGGGGCACACCGGATCCAGGCCAGTCTGCGAAATGATGACAACTCCCAGTACGGCAATTTCACAACCGGCAGCCTGGCGTATGCGTACGAGTTCGCCCGTGGCTGGCAGGCCAGTGTCGCCATGAACAATGCGTTTCGCGCGCCGACGTTCAGTGAACTTTACTACCCGGGCTTCAGCAATCCGGATCTCGCGCCGGAGAAGTCACGTAACTACGAGATTGGCCTACGCTACACCCATCAGTCAGGCAAGCTGTCGCTGGTGGGATATCACAACCGCATCACCGATCTCATCGCCTCCGAAGCCCCGACCTACATTCCCCAGAATATCCAGAACGCGACCATCAAAGGAATGACCTTCTCCTTCGAGCAGTGGGTGGGAAGCCAGACCCAGGTCTATGGCAGTTTTGACCTGCTGAGTCCCTATAACAACTCGACCGGAAAACGCCTGCCTTTCATTGCTCAGCGAACGCTGCGTCTGGGGGCTGAGCATCGCATCAACGACCTGACACTGGACGCTGACTGGATGCTCACAAGCGACCGAAGTGACGGCACCGCCGTTCTGGGTGGCTATGGGCTGCTGAACCTGGGCGTTCAGTATGCTGTCTCGCGTCAGGTGTCGGTTCAGCTGCGCTGGAACAACGTGCTAGGCAAGGACTACACTCTGGTCAGAGGCTACAACACCCCTGGTTCGAATGTGTTCTTCAATGTCCGCCTGGAGATGTAA
- a CDS encoding ABC transporter substrate-binding protein: protein MHSLRRLRRTAWSCNQVAALLLLIPAICLITPAWAAPRVVTLTPHATEMVFAAGGGDMIVATVNASDFPEQARHIPRFGDGIHTSLEEILRWEPDLIVSWPSLYTDRLQQLGKQVLLSRPTSLDEIASDIERIGLQLGTLSHARETALALREEIRSLSALTDESQSTSSTRAPGRTSSRSSPTSATPASIVTVVVLASADGQVVMGADPLINQVIELCGGTNPFGSSQLITPRASLEGIISTHPALIVSGSTPAASIKAVAPVRLIDPDWMYRPGPRFVLAARQLCKAIETARHETSKTDTRPDQSRDYSRHN, encoded by the coding sequence TTGCATTCTTTGCGCAGATTGCGCCGAACAGCCTGGTCATGCAACCAGGTTGCGGCTCTCCTGCTCCTGATCCCAGCGATCTGCCTGATCACCCCGGCCTGGGCTGCCCCAAGAGTCGTTACCCTCACTCCACACGCAACCGAGATGGTGTTCGCTGCAGGTGGCGGTGACATGATCGTCGCAACCGTCAACGCCAGCGACTTCCCGGAACAGGCCAGACATATCCCCCGGTTCGGGGATGGTATTCACACCAGTCTCGAAGAAATTCTTCGCTGGGAGCCTGACCTCATCGTCAGCTGGCCATCCCTTTACACAGACCGGTTGCAGCAACTCGGCAAGCAGGTGCTGCTCAGCAGGCCGACCTCACTGGATGAAATCGCAAGCGATATTGAGAGGATCGGGCTGCAACTGGGAACGCTCTCGCACGCAAGGGAAACCGCGTTGGCCCTGCGCGAAGAAATCCGGAGCCTGAGTGCTCTGACCGATGAAAGTCAGTCCACTTCCTCAACCAGAGCACCAGGCAGGACATCCAGTCGTTCCTCACCGACATCGGCAACACCAGCATCGATCGTGACAGTCGTCGTACTGGCCAGCGCCGATGGTCAGGTGGTGATGGGTGCTGACCCACTGATCAACCAGGTCATCGAACTGTGCGGCGGAACCAATCCATTTGGCAGCAGTCAGCTAATTACCCCGCGAGCCAGTCTGGAGGGTATCATTTCAACCCATCCCGCCTTGATTGTGAGCGGTTCGACGCCTGCGGCATCGATCAAGGCAGTCGCACCCGTGCGGCTGATCGACCCTGACTGGATGTATCGCCCTGGCCCGCGTTTTGTTCTGGCTGCCAGGCAGTTGTGCAAGGCCATCGAAACCGCCAGGCATGAAACGAGCAAGACAGATACCAGGCCCGATCAATCGAGGGATTATTCCCGTCATAATTGA
- a CDS encoding thiazole synthase — protein MSEKDGLIIAGKTYQSRLLVGTGKYRDFAQTREALDASGAEIVTVAIRRTNIGQNAGEESLLDHVPASKFTLLPNTAGCYTAEDAIRTLRLARELLDDHRLVKLEVLGDPKSLFPNMPETLQAAKTLVAEGFEVMVYCTDDPIQARMLEDIGCVAIMPLASLIGSGMGILNPWNLQLIIEQANVPVLVDAGVGTASDASIAMELGCDGVLMNTAIAGARDPILMATAMKNAVLAGRQAYLAGRIPRKIYQASPSSPTAGMITGQGA, from the coding sequence ATGAGTGAAAAAGACGGCCTGATTATCGCAGGCAAAACATATCAATCCAGACTGCTAGTTGGTACCGGCAAGTACCGGGATTTTGCGCAGACACGCGAGGCGCTGGATGCCAGTGGTGCAGAGATCGTGACTGTGGCCATCCGTCGCACCAATATCGGACAGAACGCGGGTGAGGAAAGCCTGCTAGATCATGTGCCAGCCAGCAAATTCACCCTGCTTCCCAACACGGCCGGGTGCTACACGGCAGAGGATGCCATCCGGACCCTTAGGCTCGCGCGCGAGCTGCTTGATGACCATCGCCTGGTCAAGCTCGAAGTGCTTGGCGACCCCAAGAGTCTGTTTCCGAACATGCCCGAGACTCTTCAGGCGGCAAAAACACTGGTCGCCGAAGGTTTTGAGGTGATGGTCTACTGCACCGACGACCCGATCCAGGCTCGCATGCTGGAAGACATTGGCTGCGTGGCCATCATGCCACTTGCGTCGCTGATCGGCTCGGGAATGGGGATTCTCAATCCCTGGAATCTGCAACTGATCATCGAGCAAGCCAACGTTCCAGTTCTGGTGGATGCCGGTGTGGGCACCGCCTCGGACGCGTCCATTGCCATGGAACTCGGTTGCGATGGTGTTCTGATGAATACGGCCATTGCCGGTGCAAGGGATCCGATTCTGATGGCTACCGCCATGAAGAACGCCGTGCTCGCCGGCCGCCAGGCCTACCTGGCTGGTCGTATCCCTCGAAAGATCTATCAGGCAAGCCCGAGTTCGCCCACTGCCGGGATGATTACCGGACAAGGTGCCTGA
- the thiD gene encoding bifunctional hydroxymethylpyrimidine kinase/phosphomethylpyrimidine kinase, producing the protein MSTAPPNILTIAGVDPSGGAGILADIKAMSALGGYACAVVAALTAQNTRAVTHISPVPHEFVSAQLQTLFDDVTIHATKIGMLGQAPVIRAVAYELARHPVPHVVLDPVMVAKSGDMLLEPDAVGELREAMLPLATLITPNLPEGGVLTERRAPDNLREMRIMAERLRETMTYQGHRWVLLKGGHLPGNETTDLLHDGDVMIELPGQRIDTRNTHGTGCTLSAALATLLGRGADMEQAAKQAKAYLINAIAHADELQVGSGHGPVHHFYELWSQ; encoded by the coding sequence ATGTCCACGGCACCTCCGAACATTCTGACAATCGCCGGCGTTGACCCATCTGGCGGAGCTGGCATCCTGGCGGATATCAAAGCCATGAGCGCGCTGGGTGGGTACGCCTGCGCGGTCGTGGCGGCCCTGACAGCGCAGAATACCCGAGCAGTCACTCACATTAGTCCGGTACCGCACGAGTTTGTCAGCGCCCAGTTGCAGACATTGTTTGACGATGTAACCATTCACGCCACAAAAATTGGCATGCTTGGTCAGGCACCGGTTATCCGTGCGGTTGCATATGAACTGGCTCGCCATCCGGTCCCACATGTGGTCCTGGATCCCGTCATGGTCGCCAAAAGCGGTGACATGCTGCTAGAGCCAGACGCCGTCGGTGAATTGCGTGAGGCCATGCTGCCACTTGCAACACTGATCACGCCCAACCTGCCAGAAGGCGGCGTACTGACCGAGCGCAGAGCACCCGATAATCTGCGAGAAATGCGGATCATGGCAGAGCGCTTGCGTGAAACAATGACATATCAGGGACATCGCTGGGTACTCCTCAAGGGCGGTCACCTGCCCGGCAATGAGACAACAGACTTGCTGCACGACGGCGACGTCATGATCGAGCTGCCAGGGCAACGCATCGATACCCGAAATACCCACGGGACCGGCTGCACCCTCTCAGCCGCGCTGGCCACCCTGCTCGGACGAGGCGCGGACATGGAACAGGCTGCGAAACAGGCCAAGGCATACCTGATCAACGCGATTGCACACGCTGACGAACTCCAGGTCGGCAGTGGTCATGGTCCAGTGCACCACTTTTACGAGTTATGGTCCCAGTGA
- a CDS encoding protein-L-isoaspartate O-methyltransferase family protein, which produces MKPTSLPNVEQARFNMIEQQIRPWDVNDEAVLQAIATVQRERFVPVEFRAMAFSDLEVPLIIHGVDTMQTMLAPKLEARLAQALSLKPTDCVLEIGTGSGYQAAILATMTRQVTSIEIDPRLVAFAQENLTQSSVEGVAIETGDASQGWGTTEYDAILVTGSIPSIPDPMKYQLRVGGRLVAVVGQAPAMTVVRITRITAASFEMETLFETVIKPLTGPKVSRFKF; this is translated from the coding sequence ATGAAGCCCACCAGTTTGCCCAATGTCGAACAAGCACGTTTCAACATGATCGAACAGCAGATCAGGCCTTGGGACGTCAATGATGAAGCGGTTCTGCAAGCGATTGCAACCGTTCAGCGCGAGCGTTTCGTTCCTGTCGAGTTTCGCGCCATGGCCTTTTCTGATCTGGAAGTACCGCTGATCATCCATGGTGTCGACACGATGCAGACCATGCTGGCACCCAAACTCGAGGCCCGGCTTGCACAGGCGCTCAGTCTCAAGCCGACAGATTGTGTACTTGAGATCGGCACAGGCTCTGGTTATCAGGCAGCGATCCTGGCCACTATGACCCGGCAGGTCACCTCGATCGAGATTGATCCAAGACTGGTCGCATTCGCTCAGGAAAACCTGACCCAGTCCAGCGTCGAGGGAGTTGCGATCGAAACAGGTGACGCCAGTCAAGGATGGGGGACCACCGAGTACGACGCCATTCTGGTCACAGGATCGATCCCAAGCATTCCAGACCCCATGAAGTACCAACTCCGGGTCGGAGGACGCCTGGTGGCAGTGGTCGGTCAGGCTCCCGCCATGACTGTGGTGAGAATCACCCGGATCACGGCAGCCAGCTTCGAGATGGAAACGCTGTTTGAAACGGTGATCAAGCCCCTGACGGGGCCCAAGGTATCACGATTCAAGTTTTAA
- a CDS encoding TolC family protein, with translation MRWSFKKIIVAVICCTSVPASAMDLAQAWQLALNHDATYAAARSQYRASMQKLPQARAGLLPQVDGTLTGAYLDSRATGPLNQVYNSTRSAWTLSLTQPIFNWSAIQTYEQSKLVVASAEVQLQLAYQDLLIRVSQAYFDTLTAQDTLEALRAELQSVQEQLAASRQRFELGMQR, from the coding sequence ATGCGGTGGTCATTCAAGAAAATCATCGTAGCGGTGATCTGCTGTACGTCTGTACCTGCCAGCGCAATGGACCTGGCGCAGGCCTGGCAGCTCGCACTCAATCACGACGCAACATATGCAGCTGCACGATCCCAGTACCGGGCCTCGATGCAGAAACTGCCACAAGCTCGGGCGGGACTCTTGCCGCAGGTCGACGGAACGCTGACAGGCGCCTATCTCGACAGCCGGGCAACAGGTCCGCTGAACCAGGTCTACAACAGCACCCGCTCAGCCTGGACCTTGTCTCTGACGCAGCCTATTTTCAACTGGTCTGCTATTCAGACTTATGAGCAGTCCAAGCTTGTGGTCGCAAGTGCCGAGGTTCAGCTACAACTGGCTTATCAGGACTTGCTCATTCGCGTCAGTCAGGCCTATTTTGATACGCTGACAGCGCAAGACACGCTAGAGGCACTCCGAGCAGAACTTCAGTCGGTCCAGGAGCAACTTGCAGCCTCAAGACAGCGATTTGAACTCGGGATGCAACGGTAA
- a CDS encoding TolC family protein — translation MSANIIAAENDLRNAENELARIVGRQPPPGSLYALPYNVRIPAPIPNKLDDWTMQASSANLDVVRARIQTRISERDVQIAKSGHYPSVNLTASSTSNTVGNSQVRPFYDGRTIDNSVGITLSVPIYSGGRVSATVVEKAELQQKSVYDLEAARRRSIQLSREYFHGVVSGLARIQGLQAAEKSSLSALTANLTGYQVGVRINLDVLNAQQQLFVTKRDLARARYQAVMAGLRLRANSGVLSEADLRTINTLLKPPGSPGTGIMHDLKLPRTRR, via the coding sequence GTGTCGGCCAACATCATTGCTGCCGAAAATGACCTGCGTAATGCCGAGAATGAGCTTGCGCGTATTGTCGGACGTCAGCCGCCGCCAGGCAGCCTTTATGCCCTGCCCTACAACGTCAGGATACCGGCACCCATACCCAATAAACTTGATGACTGGACCATGCAGGCATCTTCCGCCAATCTGGATGTTGTCAGAGCTCGCATTCAGACACGCATATCCGAACGTGATGTCCAGATCGCCAAGTCAGGCCATTACCCATCAGTTAACCTGACGGCATCGTCGACAAGCAATACGGTCGGCAACTCGCAGGTCAGACCGTTTTATGACGGGAGGACAATCGACAACTCGGTCGGCATCACGCTATCTGTTCCCATCTACTCTGGGGGACGAGTCAGCGCAACAGTTGTCGAAAAAGCGGAACTCCAGCAAAAATCTGTTTACGATCTTGAGGCAGCCAGGCGGAGATCGATTCAACTTTCGCGCGAGTACTTCCATGGAGTCGTGTCGGGTCTGGCCAGAATTCAAGGCCTGCAGGCCGCCGAAAAATCCAGCCTGTCGGCGCTTACCGCCAATCTGACCGGATACCAGGTAGGTGTGCGCATCAACCTTGATGTTCTGAACGCGCAGCAGCAGCTCTTTGTCACAAAGCGCGACCTCGCGCGTGCCCGCTACCAGGCGGTCATGGCTGGACTCAGGTTAAGGGCCAACAGTGGTGTGCTGTCAGAAGCAGACCTGCGAACCATCAACACACTGCTCAAACCGCCTGGATCGCCCGGTACAGGCATCATGCACGATCTCAAACTACCGCGAACTCGCCGCTAG
- a CDS encoding Bug family tripartite tricarboxylate transporter substrate binding protein, translated as MKLTRSVQALGVAIGMFCMAATAHASSYPDKPVRLVVGFSPGSTIDTVARIIGDGLSKRLNQPFVIDNRAGANGMIAARAVASAQPDGHTLLVSNSSSITVNPLLYDDLGYDPLTDYEPITTVVSVPFVLTINPDNPRMKGVNSVHDLVKLAREKPEEVSYGSAGNGNLMHLAGAQLAAMSDTEMLHVPYKGAAPMQAALLSKEIDFGFDTLAGVPLMKSGKLKPLAISASEPWRDLPGVPTVAAAGFDGFDVSFWVGTFVPKGTPPEIVATLNEAIAAVSQDPEIQQRLMLQGNVLNMSPAEFRQKIEHELKQNEDLIKKANIKIGN; from the coding sequence ATGAAACTGACCCGATCCGTTCAAGCGCTAGGAGTCGCCATCGGCATGTTCTGTATGGCAGCCACAGCACACGCATCCTCTTACCCAGATAAGCCCGTTCGTTTGGTTGTTGGTTTTAGCCCAGGAAGCACCATTGACACCGTTGCACGCATCATCGGCGATGGTCTGTCAAAGCGACTGAACCAGCCCTTTGTGATAGACAACCGCGCCGGTGCCAATGGCATGATTGCAGCGAGGGCCGTCGCAAGTGCTCAACCGGACGGGCACACTTTGCTTGTGAGCAATTCGAGCTCAATCACGGTGAACCCTCTGCTTTATGATGATCTGGGCTACGACCCTCTGACGGACTATGAACCGATCACAACCGTTGTCTCGGTTCCTTTTGTTCTAACGATCAACCCAGACAACCCGAGGATGAAGGGTGTAAACAGTGTTCATGACCTGGTCAAGCTTGCCCGCGAAAAACCCGAAGAAGTTTCCTATGGTTCAGCAGGCAACGGGAACCTCATGCACCTGGCTGGCGCGCAGCTAGCGGCCATGTCCGACACCGAGATGCTTCACGTCCCTTACAAAGGGGCCGCCCCCATGCAAGCAGCCCTGCTTTCAAAAGAGATCGATTTTGGATTTGACACGCTGGCTGGTGTACCCCTGATGAAGTCAGGCAAACTCAAGCCACTGGCCATTTCAGCCTCTGAGCCATGGCGTGACTTGCCGGGCGTCCCGACTGTCGCTGCAGCAGGGTTCGACGGCTTTGACGTTTCGTTCTGGGTCGGCACCTTCGTTCCGAAAGGCACTCCACCTGAAATTGTGGCAACTTTGAACGAAGCTATCGCTGCCGTCTCACAAGACCCGGAGATTCAGCAACGACTGATGTTGCAGGGAAATGTACTGAATATGTCACCTGCCGAGTTCCGACAAAAGATTGAACATGAGCTCAAACAGAACGAAGACCTGATCAAGAAAGCCAATATCAAGATCGGCAACTGA
- a CDS encoding 3-oxoacid CoA-transferase subunit A: MLDKKVQTLEQAVQGVHDGATILIGGFGSSGVPTELVCALLEQGARELTVVNNNAGNGPIGLSQLIEAGRVRKMVCSFARSSNRLKPNAQAFADAYRAGKIELECVPQGTMAERMRAAGAGQGPFYTPTSYGTRLAEGKETRVFNGRGYVLEHPIQGDFAFIKASKADRWGNLIYRYAGRNFSPVMAMAAKVTVAQVTEIVELGELPPESVDTPGIFVQRVIEIKETYNNV; encoded by the coding sequence ATGTTAGATAAAAAAGTTCAGACGCTGGAGCAGGCTGTACAAGGAGTGCACGATGGCGCAACCATTCTGATTGGTGGATTTGGATCATCGGGCGTACCGACGGAGCTCGTGTGCGCACTACTGGAGCAAGGAGCCAGAGAACTGACTGTCGTCAACAACAATGCGGGCAATGGCCCGATTGGCCTGAGTCAGCTCATCGAGGCAGGGCGGGTGAGGAAAATGGTTTGCTCATTCGCTCGCTCATCAAACAGACTCAAACCCAATGCCCAAGCATTTGCAGACGCCTATCGCGCAGGCAAAATTGAACTGGAATGTGTTCCTCAAGGGACCATGGCCGAGAGAATGCGCGCTGCGGGCGCTGGTCAGGGCCCCTTTTACACGCCGACATCATACGGAACCAGACTCGCTGAAGGAAAGGAAACACGTGTTTTCAACGGGAGAGGGTATGTTCTGGAACACCCGATTCAAGGAGATTTTGCATTCATCAAAGCAAGCAAAGCAGATCGCTGGGGCAATTTGATCTATCGCTATGCTGGCCGCAACTTCTCACCTGTCATGGCCATGGCAGCAAAAGTGACCGTCGCCCAAGTTACAGAGATCGTTGAACTCGGTGAGCTCCCTCCCGAGAGTGTTGACACGCCGGGAATTTTTGTCCAGCGAGTCATAGAGATCAAGGAAACCTACAACAATGTATGA
- a CDS encoding 3-oxoacid CoA-transferase subunit B — MYEKLTRQEIAQTVAQDIQEGWYVNLGIGMPTLVANYLPEGRDIILHTENGIVGMGPGDTSLPLDLDLINASKEPVTLIPGSSITDHVVSFSMMRGGHIDLTILGAFQVSAQGDLANWDTGHPDDIPAVGGAMDLVAGARRLYVTMEHVTKKGEPKIVEKCSYPLTGSGVVDRIYTDLAIIQFEQGAMHVIAMVAGLEFAQLQSMTAAKLILHRDCATLSTNRSS, encoded by the coding sequence ATGTATGAGAAGCTGACGAGACAAGAAATTGCCCAGACTGTCGCACAGGATATTCAGGAAGGTTGGTATGTCAATCTGGGAATAGGGATGCCTACACTGGTGGCGAACTATCTTCCTGAAGGACGAGACATAATTCTGCACACTGAGAACGGAATCGTGGGGATGGGTCCAGGCGACACCTCCCTGCCACTTGATCTTGACCTGATCAATGCAAGCAAGGAACCTGTCACGCTCATTCCCGGATCATCAATCACCGATCATGTCGTCTCATTTTCAATGATGCGTGGCGGTCACATTGATCTGACCATTCTGGGTGCGTTTCAAGTTTCGGCACAAGGAGATCTGGCTAACTGGGACACCGGCCATCCCGACGATATTCCGGCGGTAGGTGGCGCCATGGACCTTGTCGCAGGAGCCAGGCGACTTTATGTGACCATGGAGCATGTCACCAAAAAAGGAGAGCCCAAGATCGTCGAAAAGTGCTCTTACCCTTTGACAGGATCTGGCGTGGTGGACCGCATCTACACAGATCTCGCAATCATCCAGTTTGAGCAGGGTGCGATGCACGTGATCGCAATGGTCGCCGGACTGGAGTTTGCGCAGCTTCAGTCGATGACTGCAGCGAAACTCATCCTGCATCGGGACTGCGCCACACTCTCGACAAACAGATCGAGTTGA
- the rfaE2 gene encoding D-glycero-beta-D-manno-heptose 1-phosphate adenylyltransferase yields MSARFEGKIMTVQACADWLAGMRAAAKGPVVFTNGVFDLLHRGHVSYLDEAAQCGAILIVGVNSDASARRLDKGPERPLNSEDDRAALLAALACVDAVVVFDEDTPYQLIDALRPDTIVKGGDYEMDKLPETSLVRSWGGRALAIPFEYQRSTTSLVEKIRKSA; encoded by the coding sequence ATGTCAGCGCGATTTGAAGGCAAGATCATGACCGTGCAGGCTTGCGCAGACTGGCTTGCTGGAATGCGCGCTGCCGCGAAAGGCCCTGTTGTTTTTACCAACGGGGTCTTCGATCTGTTGCATCGTGGCCATGTCAGCTATCTGGACGAGGCGGCCCAATGTGGGGCGATTCTGATCGTCGGGGTCAATAGCGACGCGTCGGCGAGACGTCTGGACAAGGGGCCGGAAAGGCCACTGAACTCGGAAGATGATCGCGCCGCATTGCTGGCAGCGCTGGCCTGTGTGGATGCAGTGGTCGTTTTCGATGAGGACACGCCTTACCAACTGATCGACGCCTTGCGCCCAGACACCATCGTCAAAGGCGGTGACTACGAGATGGACAAGCTTCCGGAGACATCGCTGGTTCGGTCGTGGGGTGGCCGGGCGCTTGCCATTCCGTTCGAGTATCAGCGATCTACAACAAGCCTGGTCGAGAAAATCCGGAAATCTGCCTGA
- a CDS encoding ferritin family protein — MLYPELFKSLESVRWNMRTDIPWDKFDESLLSDEQALTIKMNAITEWAALPATEMFLRDNRDDSDFSAFMSVWFFEEQKHSLVLIEYLRRFRPDLMPTEEELHKVRFDFDPAPPLETLMLHFCGEIRLNHWYRCAAQWHTEPVIQNIYKTIAKDEARHAGAYLKYMRRAVHDKGQVFADQAKQAFAKIGLLMASARRTPQALHPTNLHVNKDMYPDDTVQSKLPEPGWLEHWLDQQIRFDAEWEAKVSQRILHNLSVLLEVPIKTVQDLNRVRKSLMSPPNASGSESALAV; from the coding sequence ATGCTCTACCCTGAACTGTTCAAGTCTCTCGAATCGGTGCGATGGAACATGCGCACGGACATTCCATGGGACAAATTTGATGAATCTCTGCTGTCTGATGAGCAGGCCTTGACGATCAAGATGAATGCAATCACGGAATGGGCTGCGTTGCCGGCGACCGAAATGTTTCTGCGAGACAACCGTGACGACAGCGACTTCAGCGCGTTCATGTCTGTCTGGTTCTTTGAGGAGCAGAAGCATTCTCTGGTACTGATCGAATACCTGAGACGCTTTCGGCCAGACCTGATGCCGACAGAGGAGGAGTTGCACAAGGTTCGCTTTGACTTCGACCCGGCTCCGCCTCTCGAGACACTCATGCTGCATTTTTGCGGTGAGATTCGTCTTAATCACTGGTACAGGTGTGCCGCACAGTGGCACACCGAACCGGTGATCCAGAATATCTACAAGACCATTGCCAAAGACGAAGCCAGACATGCGGGTGCCTATCTGAAGTACATGCGCCGTGCCGTTCATGACAAGGGACAGGTTTTTGCTGATCAGGCAAAACAGGCGTTTGCAAAGATTGGACTTTTGATGGCGTCAGCGCGACGCACGCCACAGGCGTTGCATCCGACCAACCTGCATGTCAACAAGGACATGTATCCAGACGATACCGTTCAGTCTAAACTGCCTGAGCCTGGCTGGCTCGAACACTGGCTTGACCAGCAGATCCGGTTCGATGCGGAGTGGGAAGCCAAGGTCAGTCAACGCATTCTGCATAACCTGTCAGTACTGCTCGAAGTGCCAATCAAGACCGTCCAGGATCTGAACCGGGTCAGAAAGTCTCTGATGTCACCACCCAATGCGTCAGGTTCCGAGTCGGCACTCGCAGTCTGA